Proteins from a single region of Streptomyces spinoverrucosus:
- a CDS encoding HAD-IA family hydrolase, translated as MTATTVLTARALLLDMDGTLVNSDAVVERIWRRWAERHGLDGDEVMKVVHGRQGYASMAVLLPDRPMEQNLADNARMLAEETADMDGVVAIPGAADFLASLRGLPHALVTSADVPLSTARMAAAGLALPDVRVTAESVGASKPDPEGFLKGAAELGVAPADCLVFEDSGAGIAAGRAAGMRVVGVGARASVHRPDVLVGDLSGVRVEAVGDGEVRVSFG; from the coding sequence ATGACGGCCACCACCGTGCTCACCGCCCGCGCCCTCCTGCTCGACATGGACGGCACCCTCGTCAACTCCGACGCCGTCGTGGAGCGCATCTGGCGACGGTGGGCCGAGCGGCACGGGCTGGACGGGGACGAGGTCATGAAGGTCGTGCACGGGCGGCAGGGGTACGCGTCGATGGCGGTACTGCTGCCCGACCGCCCGATGGAGCAGAACCTGGCGGACAACGCCCGGATGCTCGCGGAGGAGACCGCCGACATGGACGGCGTCGTCGCCATCCCCGGTGCGGCGGACTTCCTGGCGTCCCTGCGCGGGCTGCCGCACGCGCTGGTCACCTCGGCGGATGTGCCGCTGTCGACGGCGCGGATGGCCGCGGCGGGGCTGGCGCTGCCGGACGTACGGGTGACCGCCGAGTCCGTCGGCGCGAGCAAGCCCGATCCCGAGGGGTTCCTGAAGGGGGCCGCCGAGCTGGGGGTGGCTCCCGCGGACTGTCTGGTCTTCGAGGACTCCGGGGCGGGTATCGCGGCGGGGCGTGCTGCGGGGATGCGCGTTGTGGGGGTGGGGGCGCGGGCCTCGGTTCATCGGCCGGATGTGCTGGTGGGGGATCTGAGTGGGGTGCGGGTCGAGGCTGTGGGGGATGGGGAGGTTCGGGTTTCGTTCGGGTAG
- a CDS encoding NAD(P)H-binding protein, protein MTTTLVLGATGTTGSRVCAQLAARGVAVRAAGRRATTGPGAVRFDWYDPATHGEALSGADRVYLVPPLATAAPADVMLPFLEQARAAGVRRAVLLSSSAIPAGGPAVGQVHQALPALFDEWAVLRPSWFMQNFTGDHQHARTIREEGVIRTATGEGRVAFVDADDIAAVAAHALTDAQAPDADLVITGPEALSHAEVAAVLTEVTGRTVAHHPLGYEQMRDRLAATMPYEFATVLADLDRAIAQGAEDRTTDTVRRLTGRPPRSFRAHVEQAHVERIHVERAHVERPHVERTRPR, encoded by the coding sequence ATGACCACGACCCTGGTTCTCGGAGCCACCGGCACCACCGGCAGCCGCGTGTGCGCACAGCTGGCCGCGCGCGGAGTCGCGGTCAGGGCGGCAGGCCGACGGGCCACCACCGGGCCGGGAGCGGTGCGCTTCGACTGGTACGACCCCGCCACCCACGGCGAGGCGCTCAGCGGCGCCGACCGCGTCTACCTCGTCCCTCCCCTGGCCACCGCCGCACCCGCCGACGTCATGCTCCCTTTCCTGGAGCAGGCGCGAGCGGCGGGCGTACGCCGGGCCGTGCTGCTCAGTTCCTCGGCGATTCCCGCCGGAGGTCCGGCCGTCGGGCAGGTGCACCAGGCGTTGCCCGCGCTGTTCGACGAGTGGGCGGTGCTGCGGCCCTCGTGGTTCATGCAGAACTTCACCGGCGACCACCAACACGCCCGCACGATCCGCGAAGAGGGCGTCATCCGGACCGCGACGGGCGAGGGGCGCGTGGCGTTCGTCGACGCCGACGACATCGCGGCCGTCGCCGCCCACGCGCTGACCGACGCCCAGGCACCCGACGCCGACCTGGTCATCACCGGCCCGGAGGCGCTCAGCCATGCGGAGGTCGCCGCGGTCCTCACCGAGGTCACCGGGCGTACGGTCGCCCACCACCCGCTGGGCTACGAGCAGATGCGCGACCGCCTCGCGGCGACCATGCCGTACGAGTTCGCCACCGTGCTCGCCGACCTGGACCGGGCGATTGCCCAAGGCGCCGAGGACCGCACCACCGACACCGTGCGGCGCCTCACCGGCCGCCCACCGCGCAGCTTCCGCGCCCATGTGGAGCAGGCCCATGTGGAGCGGATCCATGTGGAGCGGGCCCACGTGGAGCGGCCCCATGTGGAGCGGACCCGCCCTCGGTAG
- a CDS encoding DUF2277 domain-containing protein: protein MCRSIKTLRPPVLPEEATEADIRAAALQYVRKVSGFRVPAAHNQEVFDRAVDVIAEATAELLDGLEVRGQGAARKAG from the coding sequence ATGTGCCGCAGCATCAAGACGCTTCGTCCGCCTGTGTTGCCCGAGGAGGCCACTGAGGCCGACATCCGGGCCGCCGCTCTGCAGTATGTGCGGAAGGTTTCCGGGTTTCGGGTGCCTGCCGCGCACAACCAGGAGGTTTTCGATCGGGCCGTTGATGTGATCGCCGAGGCCACGGCGGAGTTGCTGGACGGGTTGGAGGTGCGGGGGCAGGGCGCGGCTCGTAAGGCGGGGTAG
- a CDS encoding nuclear transport factor 2 family protein, translating into MTTPTQPAELYRHGLRLLLDKDIPAWVDLWDDDGVFEFPFAPPGWPRRLEGKAAVADYMRGYPDHIDLQDFPDLKIHRTDDPGTIVVEMRGVGRLVKSGAPYDMTYIAVVTVTDGRITHYRDYWNPLALPQDGTADFTEAGDR; encoded by the coding sequence ATGACCACACCCACCCAGCCCGCGGAGCTGTACCGCCACGGCCTGCGGTTGCTGCTCGACAAGGACATCCCCGCCTGGGTCGACCTGTGGGACGACGACGGAGTGTTCGAGTTCCCGTTCGCGCCCCCGGGGTGGCCGAGGCGGCTGGAGGGCAAGGCCGCCGTCGCCGACTACATGCGCGGCTACCCCGACCACATCGACCTCCAGGACTTCCCCGACCTGAAGATCCACCGGACCGACGACCCCGGGACCATCGTGGTCGAGATGCGCGGGGTGGGACGGCTGGTGAAGAGCGGAGCGCCCTACGACATGACGTACATCGCCGTCGTGACGGTCACCGACGGCCGGATCACGCACTACCGCGACTACTGGAACCCCCTCGCCCTCCCCCAGGACGGCACGGCCGACTTCACGGAGGCGGGCGACCGATGA
- a CDS encoding DoxX family protein, whose product MTARLNSAQPYVLGLFRIVIGLLFLCHGAAKLFGVLGGADGQGGTVSVGTWPTGYSGVIELVGGALVMLGLGTRAAAFIASGAMAYAYFKVHQPGALWPMENGGESAALFCWAMFLLVFTGSGALGLDALFARRGGAERSPETSKEAQQSPLAA is encoded by the coding sequence ATGACCGCACGCCTCAACAGCGCGCAGCCGTACGTCCTCGGCCTGTTCCGGATCGTGATCGGCCTGCTCTTCCTCTGCCACGGTGCCGCCAAGCTCTTCGGGGTCCTCGGTGGCGCCGACGGGCAGGGCGGGACGGTGTCCGTCGGCACCTGGCCCACCGGGTACTCCGGCGTCATCGAGCTCGTCGGCGGCGCCCTGGTCATGCTCGGCCTCGGCACCCGGGCCGCGGCGTTCATCGCGTCCGGCGCCATGGCGTACGCGTACTTCAAGGTCCACCAGCCGGGCGCCCTGTGGCCGATGGAGAACGGCGGCGAGTCCGCGGCCCTGTTCTGCTGGGCCATGTTCCTGCTGGTCTTCACCGGCTCCGGCGCCCTCGGCCTGGACGCCCTGTTCGCCCGGCGCGGTGGGGCCGAGCGAAGCCCGGAGACGTCGAAGGAAGCACAGCAGTCGCCGCTCGCGGCCTGA
- a CDS encoding TMEM165/GDT1 family protein yields MISLTVTALVFGVVFLAELPDKTALAGLVLGTRYRASYVFAGVAAAFALHVALAVAAGSVLTLLPQQLVHALTGVLFLGGAAMLLMKRDDGEEEIRGPQDQSFWKVSGAGFMLILVAEFGDLTQIMTANLAARYDDPLSVGLGAVLALWTVAGLGIVGGRALMKRVPLGLITKIAAMLMLALGVWSLWEAVAG; encoded by the coding sequence TTGATCAGCCTCACCGTCACGGCGCTCGTCTTCGGCGTCGTCTTCCTGGCCGAACTGCCCGACAAGACCGCACTCGCCGGGCTCGTCCTCGGCACCCGTTACCGCGCCTCGTACGTCTTCGCCGGGGTCGCCGCCGCCTTCGCGCTGCATGTCGCGCTCGCCGTCGCGGCGGGCAGTGTGCTGACGCTGTTGCCGCAGCAGCTGGTGCACGCGCTGACCGGTGTGCTCTTCCTGGGCGGCGCGGCGATGCTGCTGATGAAGAGGGACGACGGCGAGGAGGAGATCCGGGGGCCTCAGGACCAGTCCTTCTGGAAGGTCTCCGGGGCCGGGTTCATGCTCATCCTGGTCGCCGAGTTCGGCGATCTCACGCAGATCATGACCGCGAATCTCGCGGCGCGGTACGACGATCCGCTCTCCGTCGGCCTGGGTGCGGTGCTGGCGCTGTGGACGGTGGCCGGACTGGGCATCGTCGGCGGCAGGGCGCTGATGAAGCGGGTGCCGCTGGGGCTGATCACGAAGATCGCGGCGATGCTGATGCTGGCCCTCGGTGTGTGGAGCCTGTGGGAGGCCGTGGCCGGCTGA
- a CDS encoding FAD/NAD(P)-binding protein, whose protein sequence is MSEASISGASPVSIAMVGAGPRGTSVLERLCASAAELLPPGMALTVHVIDPAPPGPGRVWRTAQSAELLMNTVASQVTLFTDESVDCSGPIRPGPSLYEWAGGALGPDDYPTRAQYGRYLEWVFARVVHNAPPAVRVETHAARAVRLDDGPDGRQVLALDDGRVLTGLAAVVLAQGHLPTAPDAEQRQQASYTARNGLRYIPPANPADVDLTPLSPGEPVLLRGLGLNFFDHMALLTTGRGGRFVGGEDGLRYVPSGREPRLYAASRRGVPYQARGDNAKGPYGRHEPLVLTPEVIGGFRKRADSGDAPDFLAEIWPLVAKEVETVYYAALLGGYAAPPGGPRAFVDRYLAVAHGDPQEARLLDEFGVAAADRWSWERISRPYAGRTFDGPGSWRDWLRSYLREDAAQAALGNVRGPLKAALDVLRDLRNEIRLIVDHAGLTGVSRRDHLDRWYTPLNAFLSIGPPRRRIEELAALMEAGVVEVLGPRLQVRCADGAWVAHSPEVPGSAVRVTTLIEARLPEPDLRRTGDELLARLLESGQCRPHTVDGYETGGLDVTRRPYRLMDRQGRPHERRFAFGVPTEGVHWVTAAGARPGVDSVTLSDADAVARAVLRTVTDVVTDVRTTANRQVVEVASTA, encoded by the coding sequence ATGTCGGAGGCCTCCATATCGGGGGCTTCGCCGGTCTCCATCGCGATGGTCGGTGCCGGGCCACGCGGCACCAGCGTGCTGGAGCGGCTGTGCGCCTCCGCCGCCGAACTCCTCCCGCCGGGCATGGCGCTGACGGTCCACGTGATCGACCCGGCACCGCCCGGCCCCGGACGCGTCTGGCGCACCGCGCAGTCGGCCGAGCTGCTGATGAACACGGTCGCCTCGCAGGTGACGTTGTTCACGGACGAGAGCGTGGACTGCTCGGGTCCGATCCGCCCGGGCCCGAGCCTGTACGAGTGGGCGGGCGGTGCGCTGGGGCCCGACGACTACCCGACCCGGGCGCAGTACGGCCGCTATCTGGAGTGGGTGTTCGCGCGGGTGGTGCACAACGCGCCGCCCGCGGTGCGCGTCGAGACCCACGCGGCCCGCGCGGTCCGGCTCGACGACGGCCCCGACGGCCGTCAGGTCCTCGCGCTGGACGACGGCCGGGTGCTGACCGGGCTCGCGGCCGTCGTCCTCGCGCAGGGCCATCTGCCGACGGCACCGGACGCGGAACAGCGGCAGCAGGCCTCGTACACCGCCCGGAACGGCCTGCGGTACATCCCGCCCGCCAATCCGGCGGACGTCGACCTGACCCCGCTCTCCCCCGGCGAACCGGTGCTGCTGCGCGGCCTGGGCCTGAACTTCTTCGACCACATGGCCCTGCTGACCACCGGCCGCGGCGGCCGTTTCGTCGGCGGTGAGGACGGACTGCGGTATGTCCCCTCCGGCCGCGAGCCGCGCCTGTACGCCGCCTCCCGGCGCGGCGTCCCGTACCAGGCGCGGGGCGACAACGCCAAGGGGCCGTACGGCCGTCACGAACCCCTCGTCCTCACCCCGGAGGTGATCGGGGGCTTCCGCAAGCGCGCGGACTCCGGGGACGCGCCCGACTTCCTGGCGGAGATATGGCCGCTGGTGGCGAAGGAGGTCGAGACGGTCTACTACGCCGCGCTGCTGGGCGGGTACGCCGCTCCACCGGGCGGGCCGCGCGCGTTCGTCGATCGCTACCTCGCCGTTGCGCACGGCGACCCCCAGGAGGCCCGTCTGCTGGACGAGTTCGGGGTTGCGGCCGCCGACCGCTGGTCCTGGGAGCGAATATCGCGGCCGTACGCGGGGCGTACCTTCGACGGGCCCGGGTCCTGGCGGGACTGGCTGCGGTCGTATCTGCGCGAGGACGCCGCCCAGGCCGCGCTGGGCAATGTGCGCGGCCCGCTGAAGGCGGCCCTCGACGTGCTGCGCGACCTGCGCAACGAGATCCGGCTGATCGTCGACCACGCCGGCCTGACGGGCGTGTCCCGCCGGGACCACCTGGACCGCTGGTACACCCCGCTCAACGCCTTCCTCTCCATCGGCCCGCCCCGGCGCCGCATCGAGGAACTGGCAGCGCTGATGGAGGCCGGGGTGGTGGAGGTGCTCGGGCCACGGCTTCAGGTGCGGTGCGCGGACGGGGCGTGGGTGGCGCACTCGCCGGAGGTGCCGGGCTCGGCGGTGCGGGTGACGACTCTCATAGAGGCGCGGCTGCCGGAACCCGACCTGCGGCGCACCGGCGACGAGTTGCTCGCCCGGCTTCTGGAGTCCGGGCAGTGCCGGCCGCACACGGTCGACGGGTACGAGACGGGTGGGCTGGACGTGACCCGGCGCCCGTATCGCCTGATGGACCGTCAAGGTAGGCCGCACGAAAGGCGGTTCGCGTTCGGGGTGCCCACGGAGGGGGTGCACTGGGTGACGGCGGCGGGGGCGCGGCCCGGGGTGGACTCGGTGACGCTGTCGGACGCGGACGCGGTGGCGCGGGCCGTGCTGCGCACGGTGACGGACGTCGTGACGGACGTACGGACGACAGCAAACCGACAGGTTGTTGAAGTTGCAAGTACTGCGTGA
- a CDS encoding TetR/AcrR family transcriptional regulator — translation MPERKPRADAARNREAVLAAADRLFAESDSPEQVTMAHIAAAAGVGKGTLFRGFGDRPGLIRALYDARLEPIREAVTADPRPLGPDTPPLERVPALLDALLCFKLDHRHLSLALEEAGAGNSPYRTEHYDWWHATLRDTLDRLPDFPGSDFTAHALLAAVRADLVDHLAGPRHLPREHLRAELAAFTARVLSGASSVEVQTFQ, via the coding sequence GTGCCCGAGCGCAAGCCCCGTGCGGACGCCGCGCGCAACCGCGAGGCCGTACTCGCGGCGGCGGACCGGCTGTTCGCCGAGAGCGACAGCCCCGAGCAGGTGACCATGGCCCACATCGCGGCCGCCGCCGGCGTCGGCAAGGGCACGCTCTTCCGCGGCTTCGGCGACCGCCCGGGCCTGATCCGGGCCCTGTACGACGCCCGGCTCGAGCCGATCCGCGAGGCCGTCACGGCCGACCCCCGCCCCCTCGGCCCCGACACGCCGCCCCTGGAACGCGTCCCCGCCCTCCTCGACGCCCTCCTGTGCTTCAAGCTCGACCACCGGCACCTCTCCCTCGCCCTGGAGGAGGCGGGCGCGGGCAACAGCCCCTACCGCACCGAGCACTACGACTGGTGGCACGCCACCCTCCGGGACACCCTGGACCGGCTTCCCGACTTCCCCGGCAGCGACTTCACCGCTCACGCCCTGCTGGCGGCGGTCCGCGCCGACCTCGTCGACCACCTGGCCGGCCCGCGACACCTGCCCCGAGAGCACCTGCGGGCCGAACTGGCCGCGTTCACGGCGAGGGTCCTGAGCGGAGCGAGCTCGGTGGAGGTACAGACGTTCCAGTAG
- a CDS encoding HNH endonuclease family protein, translated as MPRFYARRRLSIVAAISAFAASVALFNAPTASAALPTPVSGATARSYLAQLTVASEDRTGYNRDLFPHWITQSGACNTRETVLKRDGSGVVTDSSCAATSGSWYSPYDGATWSAASDVDIDHLVPLAEAWDSGADSWTTSRRQSFANDLTRPQLIAVTDNVNQAKGDQDPATWMPSRTAYRCTYVRAWVQVKYYYDLSVDPAEKSALTNYLASC; from the coding sequence ATGCCCAGGTTCTACGCGCGTCGACGGCTCAGCATAGTCGCGGCGATCAGCGCCTTCGCCGCCTCCGTCGCCCTGTTCAACGCCCCGACCGCCTCCGCCGCCCTCCCCACCCCGGTCAGCGGCGCCACCGCCCGCTCCTACCTCGCCCAGCTCACCGTGGCGAGCGAGGACCGCACCGGCTACAACCGCGACCTCTTCCCGCACTGGATCACCCAGTCCGGCGCCTGCAACACCCGTGAGACCGTCCTCAAGCGCGACGGCTCCGGCGTCGTCACCGACTCCTCCTGCGCCGCCACCAGCGGCAGCTGGTACTCCCCGTACGACGGCGCCACCTGGTCCGCCGCCTCCGACGTCGACATCGACCACCTCGTCCCGCTCGCCGAGGCCTGGGACTCCGGCGCCGACAGCTGGACCACCTCCCGCCGCCAGTCCTTCGCCAACGACCTGACCCGCCCGCAGCTCATCGCGGTCACCGACAACGTCAACCAGGCCAAGGGCGACCAGGACCCGGCCACCTGGATGCCGTCCCGCACCGCCTACCGCTGCACCTACGTGCGCGCCTGGGTCCAGGTGAAGTACTACTACGACCTCTCGGTCGACCCGGCCGAGAAGAGCGCGCTCACCAACTACCTGGCCTCCTGCTGA
- a CDS encoding peptidoglycan-binding domain-containing protein has product MAKPKGHQCPECGAPRGADNTPSCACGERAAEALRDARTAEQAAAEDFDPLRIRPYVALDATTPDTPTEAGPPAELTLPLPPLPQPPAPPTTEATEPEARPRTSRRRTALLAASGAVITVAAAAGFASGLFSYEPPTRDGAAPESVREAVPQARTTQPQPNPSPTATTSSGTTPTPQPLSPTPTPTPTPPQTLTTPPASPTPSLTPPQSPPPTARTTDSLTPSDRDEPAPTLREGDSGPEVTELQLRLRQLYLYNDDPHGHYTREVEHAVRNYQWARGVQTDELGVYGEETRQKLESETSEP; this is encoded by the coding sequence GTGGCGAAGCCGAAGGGACACCAGTGCCCGGAGTGCGGGGCGCCCAGGGGGGCGGACAACACCCCGTCCTGCGCCTGCGGCGAACGCGCCGCCGAAGCCCTGCGCGACGCGCGCACGGCGGAACAGGCGGCGGCGGAGGACTTCGACCCGCTGCGTATACGCCCCTACGTGGCGCTGGACGCCACCACACCGGACACGCCGACCGAGGCAGGACCCCCGGCGGAGCTGACCCTGCCGCTTCCCCCACTGCCCCAGCCACCCGCTCCGCCCACCACGGAGGCCACGGAACCCGAAGCACGCCCCCGCACCTCTCGCCGCCGCACGGCACTGCTGGCGGCGTCCGGCGCGGTGATCACGGTGGCCGCGGCGGCCGGCTTCGCGAGCGGCCTGTTCTCGTACGAGCCCCCGACCCGCGACGGCGCGGCTCCGGAGTCGGTACGGGAAGCAGTCCCGCAGGCCCGCACGACACAGCCGCAGCCGAACCCGAGCCCCACCGCAACAACCTCGTCGGGGACGACCCCGACGCCGCAGCCCCTGTCTCCGACACCCACCCCAACCCCAACCCCGCCCCAGACGCTCACCACACCCCCGGCGTCCCCGACTCCCTCCCTCACCCCGCCCCAGTCGCCCCCACCCACGGCTCGCACCACGGACTCCCTGACACCCTCCGACCGCGACGAGCCCGCCCCGACCCTCCGCGAAGGCGACTCCGGCCCCGAGGTCACAGAGCTCCAACTCCGCCTGCGCCAGCTGTACCTCTACAACGACGACCCTCACGGCCACTACACACGAGAGGTCGAGCACGCCGTGCGCAACTACCAGTGGGCACGCGGCGTACAGACCGACGAACTGGGCGTCTACGGCGAGGAGACCAGGCAGAAACTGGAGTCGGAGACGTCGGAGCCCTGA
- a CDS encoding iron chaperone, with protein MVQSKAEDVDTYLAEVPEDRREALSRLRALCRGELAGFREVMAYGMPAYERDGTAEIAFASQKQYISFYLMRSDVREAFEERLAGQDMGKGCLRFRKPELIDFDLVSDLLKATAAGPGQIC; from the coding sequence ATGGTGCAGAGCAAGGCCGAAGACGTCGACACGTATCTCGCCGAGGTGCCGGAGGATCGCCGGGAGGCGCTGAGCCGGCTGCGGGCGCTGTGCCGGGGGGAGTTGGCCGGGTTCCGTGAGGTGATGGCGTACGGCATGCCCGCCTATGAGCGGGACGGCACCGCCGAGATCGCCTTCGCCAGCCAGAAGCAGTACATCTCCTTCTACTTGATGCGCAGTGACGTCCGGGAGGCCTTCGAGGAGCGGCTGGCCGGGCAGGACATGGGCAAGGGCTGCCTGCGGTTCCGCAAGCCCGAGCTGATCGACTTCGATCTGGTAAGCGACCTGCTGAAGGCCACGGCCGCCGGGCCCGGGCAGATCTGCTGA
- a CDS encoding alkaline phosphatase D family protein, producing MAALRLGPLLRYVDGSTATVWVEATRPCTAEVRCADGAHGTARTFQVAGHHYALVPVTGLTAGTTTEYEVLLDGTRVWPLPDSPFPPSVIRAGWAEDTVRVAFGSCRWAAPPADGKDPVGPDALDTLAAHVAADPTAERPDVLLLLGDQVYADETSKATQRRLASRRDLKEPPGSGVADYEEYTQLYYESWLDSEVRWLLSTVPTCMIFDDHDVIDDWNTSASWLADMRATDWWQERVVSGLMSYWVHQHLGNLSPAELAADPLYAAVRDTPDATELLRAFATEADADPTSVRWSYRRDFGRVRLLMVDTRAGRVLAEGKRAMLDAGEEAWLRNEALDEPGSYDHLLIGSSLPWLLPHLIHDAEGWNAALCRGEKGARWARWGETMRRAADLEHWSAFPESFEALAALVAEAGSGDGAPASVCVLSGDVHHAYVAEPEWPSGGPDARVLQLTCSPVHNSIPLVLRMGFRFGWSGAARFLGRRIAGHGKVPQPPIDWRCTGGPWFGNQLMTLTLNGRSARLRLEHAEEDGRGGARLTTVEESVLTTA from the coding sequence GTGGCGGCACTGCGCCTGGGACCACTGCTGAGATACGTCGACGGATCGACCGCGACCGTCTGGGTCGAGGCGACCCGCCCGTGCACCGCCGAGGTGCGCTGCGCCGACGGCGCCCACGGCACGGCCCGCACCTTCCAGGTCGCGGGCCATCACTACGCGCTCGTGCCGGTGACCGGCCTGACGGCCGGGACGACCACGGAGTACGAGGTACTGCTCGACGGCACGCGCGTGTGGCCGCTGCCCGACTCGCCGTTCCCGCCCTCCGTGATCCGCGCCGGGTGGGCCGAGGACACCGTCCGCGTCGCCTTCGGCTCCTGCCGCTGGGCCGCGCCCCCGGCCGACGGCAAGGACCCGGTCGGCCCCGACGCCCTGGACACCCTGGCCGCCCATGTCGCGGCCGACCCCACGGCCGAACGCCCGGACGTCCTGCTGCTCCTGGGCGACCAGGTCTACGCCGACGAGACCTCCAAGGCCACCCAGCGCCGGCTGGCCTCCCGCCGCGACCTGAAGGAGCCACCGGGCAGCGGGGTGGCCGACTACGAGGAGTACACCCAGCTCTACTACGAGTCCTGGCTCGACTCCGAGGTCCGCTGGCTGCTGTCCACCGTGCCCACCTGCATGATCTTCGACGACCACGACGTCATCGACGACTGGAACACCTCCGCCTCCTGGCTCGCCGACATGCGCGCCACCGACTGGTGGCAGGAGCGGGTGGTCAGCGGCCTGATGTCGTACTGGGTCCACCAGCACCTGGGGAACCTCTCCCCGGCCGAACTGGCCGCCGACCCGCTCTACGCGGCCGTACGGGACACCCCGGACGCCACCGAGCTGCTGCGCGCCTTCGCCACCGAGGCCGACGCCGACCCCACGTCCGTGCGGTGGAGCTACCGGCGGGACTTCGGGCGCGTCCGGCTGCTGATGGTCGACACCCGCGCGGGCCGTGTCCTGGCGGAGGGCAAGCGCGCGATGCTCGACGCCGGGGAGGAGGCGTGGCTGCGCAACGAGGCGCTGGACGAGCCCGGGTCGTACGACCATCTCCTCATCGGCAGCTCCCTGCCCTGGCTGCTGCCGCACCTGATACACGACGCCGAGGGATGGAACGCCGCGCTGTGCCGGGGCGAGAAGGGCGCGCGCTGGGCACGCTGGGGCGAGACGATGCGGCGAGCGGCGGACCTGGAGCACTGGTCGGCCTTCCCGGAGTCCTTCGAGGCGCTGGCGGCGCTGGTCGCCGAGGCGGGCTCGGGCGACGGGGCACCGGCGAGCGTGTGCGTGCTGTCGGGAGACGTACATCACGCGTACGTGGCCGAGCCGGAGTGGCCTTCCGGCGGGCCGGACGCGCGTGTGCTGCAGCTCACCTGCTCGCCGGTGCACAACTCCATCCCGCTGGTGCTGCGGATGGGCTTCCGGTTCGGCTGGAGCGGCGCGGCGCGTTTCCTGGGCCGCCGGATCGCGGGGCACGGCAAGGTGCCGCAGCCGCCGATCGACTGGCGCTGCACGGGCGGGCCCTGGTTCGGCAACCAGCTCATGACGCTGACGCTGAACGGGCGTTCGGCGCGGCTGCGGCTGGAGCACGCCGAGGAGGACGGGCGGGGCGGAGCGCGGCTCACGACCGTGGAGGAGTCGGTTCTCACCACCGCATGA
- a CDS encoding DedA family protein codes for MLESVGSLTGSPWIYAMVGASILLDVFVPVLPSGVLVIMAATAAAAGSGATTGQVPADVPDILLLTLCATTASVLGDLVAYRLAWRGGARLDRALARSPRLSTAQERLGMALARGGGALVVLARFAPAGRSVVSLSAGAAHRRPRDFVPWSALAGLTWATYSVALGYFGAHWLGTTWLATGVSVLALFGAGAAATYLMRRPRTSA; via the coding sequence GTGCTGGAGAGTGTGGGGTCACTGACAGGCAGTCCATGGATCTACGCCATGGTGGGCGCGTCAATCCTGCTCGACGTGTTCGTTCCGGTACTGCCGAGCGGGGTGCTGGTCATCATGGCGGCGACGGCGGCCGCCGCGGGCTCGGGCGCGACGACCGGTCAGGTCCCCGCCGACGTCCCCGACATCCTGCTCCTCACGCTCTGCGCCACCACCGCGTCCGTGCTGGGCGACCTGGTGGCCTACCGCCTCGCCTGGCGCGGCGGCGCCCGCCTGGACCGCGCGCTGGCCCGCTCACCCCGCCTGAGCACCGCGCAGGAACGTCTCGGCATGGCCCTGGCCCGAGGCGGCGGCGCCCTGGTCGTCCTGGCCCGCTTCGCACCGGCCGGCCGCTCGGTCGTCTCCCTCTCCGCCGGCGCCGCCCACCGCCGCCCCCGGGACTTCGTCCCCTGGTCGGCCCTGGCCGGCCTCACCTGGGCCACGTACAGCGTCGCCCTCGGCTACTTCGGCGCCCACTGGCTGGGTACGACATGGCTGGCGACGGGCGTCTCGGTCCTGGCGCTCTTCGGCGCGGGCGCCGCGGCGACGTACCTGATGCGCCGGCCGAGGACGTCGGCGTAG